A single region of the Mycobacterium avium subsp. avium genome encodes:
- a CDS encoding cutinase family protein, producing the protein MNARRLARLVGISVVTTWALLSAPVGNPVAAADPCSDVSVVFARGTHQEPGLGNIGQAFVDSLTSQLGGRSVDVYAVNYPANDDYHNSANAGADDASAHVQDTVAACPNSRIVLGGYSQGSTVIDLATNAMPPSVADHVAAVALFGEPSSGFSTMLWGGQPLPTINPLYGGKTISLCAPDDPICSGGGNIMAHVSYIDAGMTAHAATFAANHLNQGSPRT; encoded by the coding sequence ATGAATGCACGCAGACTTGCCCGCTTGGTTGGTATCTCGGTTGTGACGACGTGGGCGCTGCTGAGTGCACCCGTGGGCAACCCGGTCGCCGCCGCCGACCCCTGCTCGGACGTCTCGGTGGTGTTCGCCCGGGGCACCCACCAGGAACCCGGTCTGGGCAATATCGGACAGGCCTTCGTCGACTCGCTCACCTCGCAGCTCGGCGGGCGGTCCGTCGACGTGTACGCGGTCAACTACCCGGCCAACGACGACTACCACAACAGCGCGAACGCCGGCGCCGACGACGCGAGCGCGCACGTCCAGGACACCGTGGCCGCCTGCCCCAACTCGCGCATCGTGCTCGGCGGCTACTCGCAGGGCTCGACCGTGATCGACCTGGCCACCAACGCGATGCCGCCCTCGGTGGCCGACCACGTCGCCGCGGTGGCCCTGTTCGGTGAGCCCTCGAGCGGCTTCTCCACCATGCTGTGGGGCGGCCAGCCGCTGCCGACGATCAACCCGCTCTACGGCGGCAAGACGATCAGCCTGTGCGCCCCCGACGACCCGATCTGCTCCGGCGGCGGCAACATCATGGCGCACGTGTCCTACATCGACGCGGGCATGACCGCGCACGCCGCGACGTTCGCGGCCAACCACCTCAACCAGGGCTCGCCGCGCACCTAG